DNA from Mycobacterium sp. SMC-8:
GCTGCCTGACGAGCGGGTGTCGTTGATGTTCGACATCGGCACGCCGGAGGTGGGTGTCGGGTTGGCCGAACTGGCCGACGACGCGCAGGTGTGCAACTGCAACGGCGTGTCCAAGGGCGCGTTGGTGTCCTGCGTTCGCGGCGGCGAGACGTCGGTGAGTGGCGTGATGGCCAAGACCAAGGCGGGCAAGGGTTGCGGCTCGTGCAAGGAGCTGGTCGGCCAGGTCGTGGAGTGGGCCGCCGGCGGTGCGGTCACCGAGGATCCGTCGGCGTCGTGGTACGTGCCCGGCATCCCGTACGACAAGCCGACACTGATGCGACACATCCGGGAGCTCGGATTGCATTCGGTGTCTTCGGTGTTCGCCGCCCTCGCGCCGGACGGCAAGGAGGACGCGGGATCGAAGATGGCGCTGGCGTCGCTGCTGGAAACGATGTGGGCCGACGAGTTCGTCGACGAACGCGACGCCCGCTACATCAACGACCGTGTGCACGCCAACATCCAGCGCGACGGCACGTTTTCGGTGGTGCCGCAGATGAAGGGTGGGGTGACCAGCGCCGCGCAACTGCGAAGGATCGCCGATGTCGCCGAGAAATACGAAATCCCGATGATCAAGTGCACCGGCGGCCAGCGCATCGACCTGCTGGGCGTACGCAAGGAGGACCTGCCGGCGGTCTGGGCGGACCTCGACATGCCGTCGGGGTATGCGTACGGCAAGAGCTTCCGGACCGTGAAAACCTGTGTGGGCAGCGACTTCTGTCGATACGGGGTCGGTGACTCGACGGCATTGGGCATCGCGATCGAGGAACGGTACAAAGGGCTGGCGAGTCCGGCGAAGATGAAGCTCGCTGTTACGGGGTGTCCGCGCAACTGCGCCGAGGCGTTGTGCAAGGACCTCGGTGTCGTGGCTGTCGACGGTGGGCGCTGGGAGATCTACGTCGGCGGCGCGGCAGGGGCGCACATCCGCAAGGGCGACCTGCTCGCGACCGTCGACGACCCGCAGACGGTGATCACGCTGACCGGCCGGTTCCTTCAGTACTACCGCGAAAGCGCGAACTGGCTTGAGCGCACCTACAAGTGGGTGCCCCGGGTGGGTATCGATCACATCCGCGCGGTGGTCGTCGACGATGCCGAGGGTCTGGCCGAGGGGCTCGACGCGCGGATGCAGAAGTCGGTGGACGCCTACCGTGATCCGTGGCAGGACGGCCGGGAGCCGGTGTCGGCCGGTCAGTTCCGGTCATCGCTGCCGTTACTGCCGCTCCCCCAGGTTCCGGTGCGATGAGCGTCGGGGCCGGCAGCGCCATCGGTCGCGTCGACGAGATCCCGGTCGGCGAAGGCCGCACGTACTCCATCGACGGGACCCAGATCGCAGTCTTCCACCTGCGGGACGGATCCTTGCGTGCCGTCGACGCGGTGTGCCCGCACCGGGGCGGGCCACTGGCCGACGGCTTGACCGATGACTGCGTGGTGGTGTGCCCTCTGCACGGCCACACCTTCGACATGGCTTCGGGTGCCGAGGTTTCCGGCACCGACTTGTCCGTGCGCAGCTATCCGGTCGAGGCCGTGGACGGCATGATCCAGCTGACCCTTCGCTGACGAGTTACGCAGGTCGGCCACCCGACGGCGGCTGAGCCAGGATCGCGCCCCCGAGCCAGCGTTTGAGGAAGCGGCGTAGCTCGTCGGTCGGACGCTGCGCGTGGTTGGGCGCGACGAAGAACGACAACATGATCCGCAGGGTGAACTCGACCAGGTCACTCAACGCCGCGTCGTCGTAACCGTAACGCGCCCAGTCGACGTCGAACCGGGTGATCATGCGCATGCCGAAATCCCGCGCAAGATCCGAGGCGACCTCGCTGGGCCGCGCGGCCGAGCTCGGCGCCGACAGCAGGATCGCCAGGTGCGGGATTGTGACCACGGCGTCGAGGGTGAACATGACGCCTTCGGTCATCGCGTCCGCGGGATCGTGTATTCCGCGCACGTGTGCGGTGAGCTGATCGAGGAACCCGTCGACGGAGGCGATCGCAGCCGCGCGCATGAGCTCGTCGGCGGTCGGGAAGTACCGGTACACCGTCTGCCGGATCACCCCGAGCGACTCGGCGACCTCGGCGATGGTGATGGCGGCGCCGGTCTCGGCGATCAGGTCGACGGCTGCGGCGACGATGCGCTGCGCGGCTTCGGAGTCGCTGGCGGGCGGATCACCGCCCCAACCTCGGCGTTTGCGTGCCATCGTGGCACCGACGCTAGCACAGGCGTTGACGCCGGACCGGCAATGCAGTAATCATACAAACAGCCTGACAAATGTATGATTACTCCAGAATTGCCGAGGACCGGGATGACCGACCTGATCGTGCGCAAGCTGCGCTTCGCCTTCGCCAACCATCACGTCCCGTTTCTGTGGAATGAGGCCAACCCGGCGTTCTCGTCGATGGCCAACGCCGTGTCGTTCCTGGCGGTCGGATTCGAGAAGATGATCGGCGCCATGATCCCGGAGGCGATGCCGCTCATCGGCGATCCGGCCGTCGCCGAGGAAGCCGACGCGTTCGTGCGCCAGGAGGGCCAGCACTCGATGGCCCACCGCCAACACGTCAAGGGATTGATCAAGGCCTATCCGGGGTTGAAAGGCACCCTCGACAAGGTGATCGACGCCTACGACGACCTGACGGCGAACACGCCGCTAAAGTACCGGCTGGCCTACACCGCCGACCTGGAGGCGACCTTCACCCCGGTCTTCAAGCTCATGCTCGACCACGACGACACGCTGTTCGCACCCGGCGACGACCGGGTCGCGTCGCTGTTCCTGTGGCACTTCGTCGAGGAGGTGGAACACCGCAGCTCGGCGCTGATCATCTACGACGCGGTCGTCGACGATCCGTGGTACCGGATGCGGGTGGCGCCGTCGATCTTCAAGCACGTGATGGGGATCATCCGGCTGGTCTCCGAAGAGTTCAACCAGCACGTGCCGCTGGCGGAGCGCACGGTCGACGCAATGTCGACGTTCCGTCTCCACCGGCGCAAGAAAGCGCTGCTGCAACGTCTTCCGTTCATCGACGCACCCTATGACGGCCCGTTCGCGAACGCGTTCAGCCATCTGCCGCTGCGTGAGCAACTCGTCGCGCTCAACGGTGTCATCCGCAGTCAGATCCCCGGCCACGATCCGGCCCACGAGAAGTTGCCCGAGCTCGCCCAGGAGTGGTTCGACCGCTACGACGCCGGCTACGACGTGACCCAGTGGTACACGGCCACCGAGCGCGAGACCGTCAAGGAGGCCGCCGATGTCTGACCTGTGCACCCCCACCTTCGCCGATCTGGCGGCCCGGCTGGGGTTCTCGTGCGACACCGCGGGCGGGCTCGTCGAACTCCGCAATCCGTTCGCGCTGGAAAACTGGACACTGCCGGTGCTCGAGGTGACGATCGTCGTCGGCGCGGTGCTGGCGCTGCTGTACGCGATTGCGCGACTGCGCAGGCACAACGACCCGACCAACCTGGTGCTGTGGTTCGGCGCGATCGCCTATCTGCTCATCATCGAGCCACCGCTGTACTTTCCCGGCGCGTTCGGCATCGCCGAGCACGTCGACACCATGTTCGCGCACAACGTGTTCACCGTTGAGTTCCTCTGGGGGCGGCTACCGCTCTACATCATCGCGATCTATCCGATGATGGCGACGGTGGCGTTCGAGATCGTGCGGACGCTCGGAGTGTTTCGCCGCTACGGGACGCTCGTCGGCGCTGTCTGCGTCGGCTTCGTCCACCACGCGTTCTACGAGATCTTCGACCACCTCGGTCCCCAGTTGCGCTGGTGGGAATGGACATTGGAGCATCCGTTGAACCAGCCGTTCTTCGAAGCGGTGCCGCTGCCGAGTGTGGTGGTGTTCGCGACGCTGTGGCCGATGTCGCTGGCGCTGTGCGTGCAGTTCTTCGTCGGCCGACATGTGGACCAGGGGCGGCGGTTGCGGCCCTCACAGATCGTCCTGCGCACGATCGTGGTCGGCATCCTCGCCTCCGTCGGCACCGTCATCCTGCCCCTGCCCGCCACGCTGGCGGCCGCGATCTCGGGCAGCACCACCGTGGGCGGGGTGGTCTACGCCCTGGAACTGGTCGTCATCAGCGTCGTCGCGATCCCGGTGCTGTTGGTTCAGTGGTGCCGGCGCGGCGACACTGCAGCGGTGCGCGCGGATGCTCCTCACCTGATGTTCGGTTACGCCGCAGCATATCTGGTGGTGATGGCCGCGCTGTGGGCTGCAGCGCTGCCTGCCTACCTGTCGGCCGGTGCCGGGGTTACCGCAGCCGGCGACCCGACCGGGAGCCTCTGGTACACGGTGCTGTGCTTCGTGATCGCCGGGCTGAGCCTTGCGGCGGCGTGGAGTGCGACTCGGCGCGGCACGTCGGTGAACCAGTCGACGACTGTGCCGGCGAACAGCGCCGGGTCCTGACCGTGATCACACCTCGTCGGGCTTGACCGCCAGCACCGGCTTCGGGCACTCGAGGATCACCTTCTGCGCGACGCTGCCGAGCAGCAGCTTCCCGACCGGGTTGCGGTTACGGATGCCTACTACCAGCAGCTGTGCGTCGTCACGTTCCACCGCGGTCAGCAACTCCTCGGCCGCGTCCACCCCGACCGGCTGGCGCAGCTCGTAACGCACTCCGCACTCGGCGAGCCGGGTTTGGACGTCCTGCACCTCGGATCGGTCGGCGAATCGCGCGTCGACGTAGGACTCCCCCGAGGTGGCGTTGATGACGACCACGCTGGTGTCACGAAGCCTGGCCTCGGCGATGCCGTGTTCCAGTGCCGCGTGACCGAACGGGTCGGCTGTGTATCCCACGATGACCGTCATTGCTGGGCCGCCTTCTCCCTCTGATCCCTGTCGTCTTCGACCACCAGCAGCGTCTCCTCGCTGCGATGCATGAGCCGCAGCACCAGGGGAGCGGCGAGTAGCAGGATCATCAGCACGTAGGTGATGATCGCGACGGGCTCGGTGAACAGGCTGCCCCAATCGCCGCCGCCGAGCTGCAGACTCTGGCGCAGCTGACGCTCGATGCGCGGACCGAGGATGACACCGATGATCAACGGCAACACCGGCAGTCCGAAGCGGCGCATCATCAGGCCCATCAATCCGAAGATCAGTAACAGGGCCAGATCCAGTGGTTGCAGATTCACTGCGAACGCGCCCAGTGTGGCGAAGAACAGGATGCCTGCATACAGGTATGGCCGCGGCGTGCGGAGCAGCTTGGCCCACAGGGGCGCCAGCGGCAGGTTGAGCACGAGCAGCAGGAAGTTGCCGATGAACAGGCTCGCGATCAACGTCCAGATCAGCAGTGGTTCCTTGTCGAACAGCGTGGGACCCGGCTGGATGCCGTACGAGACGAACGCGGTCAGGATCACCGCGGCGGTGGCGTTGGTCGGCAGACCCAGAGACAGCATCGGCACCAGAGTCCCTGCGGCCGAGGCATTGTTCGCCGCCTCCGGTCCCGCCACCCCCTCGATGGAACCCTTGCCGAACTCCTCGGGGTGCTTGGACAAACTCTTCTCGGTGATGTAGCTGAGGAACGTCGGCAGTTCGGCGCCGCCGGCGGGCAGCGCACCGAACGGGAACCCGAACGCGGTGCCGCGCAACCACGGCTTCCACGACCGGCCCCAGTCCTGCTTGCTCATCCACGGGCGGCCGACCGGAATGACGTCGGCGGGCCGGCGCCGTAGATGTGCTGCAACCCAGAGCGCTTCGCCGACGGCGAAGACGGCGACGGCGATGACGACGATGTCGATGCCGTCGCTCAGAAGCGGGATTCCGAAGGTGGCACGGGGCTGGCCCCAGCGAGTCGATGCCGACGATGCCGATGCCCAGACCGAGCAGCAGCGAGATCAGGGCGCGCATCTTCGACGAGCCGAGGACCGCGGTGACCGCGACGAGGGCGAACAGCATGATGGCCAGGTAGGACGGCGCGCCGAGGGTGACCGCGAACCGCGAGATCACCGGCGCGAATGCCGCGAGCAGCGCGGTGCCGATGGCGCCGGCCACGAAGGATCCGATCGCCGCCGTGGCGAGCGCCTGCGCGGCCCGGCCGGCTTTGGCCATCTTGTTGCCCTCGATCGCGGTGATGACCGACGACGATTCGCCCGGGGTGTTCAACAGGATCGACGTCGTCGACCCGCCGTACATCCCGCCGTAGAAGATGCCGGCGAACATGATGAACGCCGAGCTGGGGCTGACGTTGTACGTGATCGGCAACAGGAGCGCGACCGTCATCGCCGGCCCGATGCCGGGCAGCACGCCCACAGCGGTGCCCAGCAGGACGCCGATCACGGCGTACAGCAGGTTCATCGGGGTGGCGGCTTCGGCGAACCCCTGCATGAGCCAGTCGAAATTCTCCATTACAGAATCCCATCCAGAATGCCTGCGGGCAGCGGGATGCCGAGCCCGGAGTAGAACGCGTAGAAGCTGCCGACGGCCAACACGGCGCCGATGACGACGTTGCGTAGGTAGTGCCTGCTCCCGAGCACGGTCGCGCAGCCGGCGAAGAAGAGTGCACCGGCGATCGCCCAACCCAGCGGCACGACGAGCACGATCAGCATGACGAACAGGCCGACGAGCAGGCCGACGGTGCGCCAGTCGCTGGGCATGTCGGGGTCGATGTCCTCCCCCGCTTCGGCCTCGCCTGTCAACCCGCGCGGGATGGCGATCGCGAGCACGACCGCCATCACCAGCAGACCGACGCCGATGACGATCGGAAACAGGCGTGGGCCAACAGGATCGACCTCGGCGTAACCGCCGGGGATGGACAGCGCGTCGTAGATCAGGAACGCGCCGACCGCGACCATCACCGCGCAGACGACATATTGGGCGTAGTCGGGGCGGCGCGACGTCGCGGTCTCGGTTTCGATTTCGGTGCTCATACCAGCCCCAGGTCTGTCAGGGTCGTCTCGACACGTTGGTCCTGTTCGCTCAGAAATGCCTCGAACGGCTCCCCGGTCATGAACGCATCACTCCACCCGTTCGTCACCAGCGCCTCCTTCGACGCATCCGTGGCGTGCAACTCCTCGAGGATTCTGACCATCGCAGCCCGGTCCTCGTCTGAAATCCCCGGCGGGGCAATCACTCCGCGCCAGTTCGTGAACATGAGGTCGATGCCGGCCTCGGTCGGCGTGGGCGCGTCGACACCCTCGACACGCTCGTCGCCGGAAACGGCGAGCACCCGCACCTGGCCGGACTCGATCTGGTCGACGTACTCCCCGAGCCCCGAGGTGCCCGCAGCGATCTTGTTGCCCAGCAATGCGGTGAGCAGATCACCGCCGCCGTCGTAGGACACGAAGTTGACCTTCGTCGGGTCCACCCCGACCGCCCTGGCGGTCTCCATGGGGAACAGGTGGTCGGGACCGCCCGGGCTGGACCCACCGCCGACGGTCACCTTCGCGGGGTCGGCCTTCCACGCGGAGACGAAGTCCTGCACCGTCCGGAACGGCGAATCGGCCGGGACCAGGATCCCCTCCTGTTCCTCGACCATCTTGGCCAGCGCCGTCGCGTCCGACGCCCGCGCCGCCGAACCATTGGTGAACGTGGCCCCGACGACGCCCAGGCCCATCATCATCATCAGGTCGCCGTTGCCGCGTTCGTTCATCAATCGGGCCATGGCCACCGTGCCGCCGGCGCCGATGACGTTGAACACCTCGACGCGGCCCGTGATCTCCTCGTCCTCCATGATCTTGACCGCGGTGCGGGCGGTGAGGTCATAGCCGCCGCCCGGACTGTTGGGCACCATCATTCGCAGACGGTGCAGACTGGTCTGCTCGCCGCGGGTGACCCCGCAGCCGGACAGCAGCAGCGCGGTGATCACGGCGACGACCACGCCGACGATCGCGCCGCGCCGGCTGGATGCGAACATGTCGTCCCCCATCGCTTGGTTGTGGTGCTCGGCAATACTGGACCCCGGACGTGACCCACGTCACCGATATGAACGCAAAGGAAGTAGTGGTCATTAAGAACATGCCGTCAGCGGTCGCCGGCCTGGTGCGGGACGTAGCCTCGCCGGGCAGTTCCTGGTGTTCCAGCTGATGGTGGTGGCCGTGGTGCTCGTCGCCGTCGCCGCGGTGTCGGTCGCGCAATCCGAGCGCGAATTCCGTGATGTGCGCGGGCAACGGATGATCGCCGTCGCCGAGAACAT
Protein-coding regions in this window:
- the nirB gene encoding nitrite reductase large subunit NirB, which codes for MAQRLVVVGNGMAGVRALEEVLTRGGGDTFAITVFGDEPYGNYNRILLSNVLAGMDDPAEIYLNALDWYTDHGIDLRAGVRVVRLDTFAHLVHADDGTTLHYDKLILATGSRSFFPPMAGLWADNKTLADGVFGFRTLDDTAAMISEAANRTKAVVIGGGLLGLEAARGLQKRGLTVDVVHAGPTLMNAQLDDPAGAILRKSVEDLGIGVHTDKRTTEVSIGEDGRLRGVLFSDGTRLDCDMLVIAAGIRPNVGLAQRAGLTVERAIVTDDHMRSIDDDDVYVVGECAQHRGQVYGLVAPLWEQAKVLADHLTGANPASAYHGSRVATKLKVAGVDVASMGVKAPERPDDEFVQYAEPRHGVYKTVVIRDGKLVGATLVGDVSKVSFLTQAFDSGLPLPDERVSLMFDIGTPEVGVGLAELADDAQVCNCNGVSKGALVSCVRGGETSVSGVMAKTKAGKGCGSCKELVGQVVEWAAGGAVTEDPSASWYVPGIPYDKPTLMRHIRELGLHSVSSVFAALAPDGKEDAGSKMALASLLETMWADEFVDERDARYINDRVHANIQRDGTFSVVPQMKGGVTSAAQLRRIADVAEKYEIPMIKCTGGQRIDLLGVRKEDLPAVWADLDMPSGYAYGKSFRTVKTCVGSDFCRYGVGDSTALGIAIEERYKGLASPAKMKLAVTGCPRNCAEALCKDLGVVAVDGGRWEIYVGGAAGAHIRKGDLLATVDDPQTVITLTGRFLQYYRESANWLERTYKWVPRVGIDHIRAVVVDDAEGLAEGLDARMQKSVDAYRDPWQDGREPVSAGQFRSSLPLLPLPQVPVR
- a CDS encoding Rieske 2Fe-2S domain-containing protein, with product MSVGAGSAIGRVDEIPVGEGRTYSIDGTQIAVFHLRDGSLRAVDAVCPHRGGPLADGLTDDCVVVCPLHGHTFDMASGAEVSGTDLSVRSYPVEAVDGMIQLTLR
- a CDS encoding TetR/AcrR family transcriptional regulator, which gives rise to MARKRRGWGGDPPASDSEAAQRIVAAAVDLIAETGAAITIAEVAESLGVIRQTVYRYFPTADELMRAAAIASVDGFLDQLTAHVRGIHDPADAMTEGVMFTLDAVVTIPHLAILLSAPSSAARPSEVASDLARDFGMRMITRFDVDWARYGYDDAALSDLVEFTLRIMLSFFVAPNHAQRPTDELRRFLKRWLGGAILAQPPSGGRPA
- a CDS encoding metal-dependent hydrolase, which produces MTDLIVRKLRFAFANHHVPFLWNEANPAFSSMANAVSFLAVGFEKMIGAMIPEAMPLIGDPAVAEEADAFVRQEGQHSMAHRQHVKGLIKAYPGLKGTLDKVIDAYDDLTANTPLKYRLAYTADLEATFTPVFKLMLDHDDTLFAPGDDRVASLFLWHFVEEVEHRSSALIIYDAVVDDPWYRMRVAPSIFKHVMGIIRLVSEEFNQHVPLAERTVDAMSTFRLHRRKKALLQRLPFIDAPYDGPFANAFSHLPLREQLVALNGVIRSQIPGHDPAHEKLPELAQEWFDRYDAGYDVTQWYTATERETVKEAADV
- a CDS encoding universal stress protein, whose translation is MTVIVGYTADPFGHAALEHGIAEARLRDTSVVVINATSGESYVDARFADRSEVQDVQTRLAECGVRYELRQPVGVDAAEELLTAVERDDAQLLVVGIRNRNPVGKLLLGSVAQKVILECPKPVLAVKPDEV
- a CDS encoding tripartite tricarboxylate transporter TctB family protein, with product MSTEIETETATSRRPDYAQYVVCAVMVAVGAFLIYDALSIPGGYAEVDPVGPRLFPIVIGVGLLVMAVVLAIAIPRGLTGEAEAGEDIDPDMPSDWRTVGLLVGLFVMLIVLVVPLGWAIAGALFFAGCATVLGSRHYLRNVVIGAVLAVGSFYAFYSGLGIPLPAGILDGIL
- a CDS encoding tripartite tricarboxylate transporter substrate binding protein — encoded protein: MFASSRRGAIVGVVVAVITALLLSGCGVTRGEQTSLHRLRMMVPNSPGGGYDLTARTAVKIMEDEEITGRVEVFNVIGAGGTVAMARLMNERGNGDLMMMMGLGVVGATFTNGSAARASDATALAKMVEEQEGILVPADSPFRTVQDFVSAWKADPAKVTVGGGSSPGGPDHLFPMETARAVGVDPTKVNFVSYDGGGDLLTALLGNKIAAGTSGLGEYVDQIESGQVRVLAVSGDERVEGVDAPTPTEAGIDLMFTNWRGVIAPPGISDEDRAAMVRILEELHATDASKEALVTNGWSDAFMTGEPFEAFLSEQDQRVETTLTDLGLV